A segment of the Flavobacteriales bacterium genome:
GCCAGGGCCTCGGCCAGTTCGGTGGTGAGCAGCACGTGGCCGAAGGGCAGTTGCCGCTGCCTGATCAACTCGGGAGCGAAACGAGTGAGCTTGCTGCCCAAGGCCGGCGGGATCACCCGGTCGTGCGTGCCGAAGAACAGGTCGATCGGCAGCCGGTGCTTCATGGCATGGTCCGCCACCAGCCCAAGATCGGGCTCGATCCGGCGGTAGCTCAGCCATACATCGTGCACGAGCTGCCGCTTGGCGCGGCTATCGGTCTGTCCCTTCAGGAAGCGGTGCATGCGCTCATTCATCAGCCGCAGCGAGCGCAACGCATCCATCACGAAGTGGACCCGCTGCGGGTGCTTCACGAAACGCTTGTATGCCCAGCGGCCCATGCGCGATGCCGCCAACCCACGGTACCACGGACGGGTCTTCAGCCCATCGGGCGCTGCCAGGAAAAGCTGGTTGAAGCGCTCCGGGATACGCTCGACCAAGCTGAGCGCCAATCGGCCGCCTAAGCTGTAGCCCAGCAGGGTGGCACGTCCGGCACCCTGCGAATCGAGGAAGGCCGCGAAGAAGCCGGCGATCTCCGAGGGCAGGAAAGGCGTGTCGGCGCGCTCCGGGTATCCGGGGCTCATGCCGTGGAAGTGCAGGTCGAAGGCGTAGATGGTGAAGCGTTCGCCGAGGGCGCTTTCGAGCACGTGGAAATCGGCGCTGGTGCGGCCGAAACCGTGCAGGGCGATCATGGGCTCGGGGCCGCTGCCATACACCCGGTAGGCCAGGGTGGTTCCGTGCGTGAAGTAGCGGAGGGGCCTCTCAGGATGCACGGGCCAAAGTTGGCACCGCGTGCAATGCCCCCAAATTCGCCACCGGACCGAAGCAACCGGCACCGGGGTCCGGCGGTCAACTGAAGCATGCGCGGCATCTCGATCCTCTTCATCTGCATGGCCTCGAGCCTGAGCGCGCAGCACCTCAGCTACGAGGAATGGCTGCACCGTGCCATGGCCGATATGCGCATGGCCCCGCGCTACGGCGACCGCGAAAAGAGCGCCGCGCAGCGATCCACGGATGCCGAATTCGTGAGGTCGGTGCTGGCCGTTGACCCCGTGCCGCGCAGCGCCTCCGACCGCCTGATCCAGCACGGATCGTCGCTGCTTGCGGGCGGAGACATGGTGCAATCGATGATGCGCTTCAATCAGGCCTGGCTCGTGGACAGCACCAACGCCGACAGCTACTGGGGCTTCGGGAACTACTTCCTCGCGCTCGACCGGCCGGCCGTGGCCCTGCAATGGTTCAAGCGCGGCGCTGAGCTGGACCCCACCCACGTGCGCTCGCTGCTGGGGCTGGCCGTTGCCGCCCTGGCCGAGCAATACGCCACACGTGCCGGGAACCCTGCGCATGCCGATGAGCTGGTCTCCGCTGCGTTGACCGTTCTCCTGCGCGCCGAGGAGCTCGCGCCCAACGACCCGGCCATCGTGTACCGATTGGCCGTATGCCACATGATCCGCGGGGAGTGCGAACAGGCACGGAAGCAGCATCAGCGCTGCCTGGGGCTTCCAGGGTACACGGTGGATCCCGGTTTCGAGGAACAGCTCCGGGCCAAGTGCCCCTGACCCGCCGTTGGCCGCGAACCGGTACTTTGCGGGGCCCCGATCATCATGCGCTCACTCACATTCCTCTTCGTCCTCCTCCCGGCTTTCGCCCACGCGCAAACCCCTTGCGTGAACGGCTTCGCAGGCCCCTACCCGTGCAGCAACATCGACCTGATGGCGCAGCTCTCGCTCGCGCAACTGGGCACCGTGACCAGCATCGCCGACCTCTG
Coding sequences within it:
- a CDS encoding alpha/beta hydrolase — protein: MHPERPLRYFTHGTTLAYRVYGSGPEPMIALHGFGRTSADFHVLESALGERFTIYAFDLHFHGMSPGYPERADTPFLPSEIAGFFAAFLDSQGAGRATLLGYSLGGRLALSLVERIPERFNQLFLAAPDGLKTRPWYRGLAASRMGRWAYKRFVKHPQRVHFVMDALRSLRLMNERMHRFLKGQTDSRAKRQLVHDVWLSYRRIEPDLGLVADHAMKHRLPIDLFFGTHDRVIPPALGSKLTRFAPELIRQRQLPFGHVLLTTELAEALAQAWRGKEWLE